Below is a window of Oceanipulchritudo coccoides DNA.
TCCGGAGTGTATCGTGGCAAGGCATTGCGGCCTGCGCGTAACCGGTCTCAGCTGCATCACAAACCTTGCCGCGCATCTGGGCGGCGCTCCGCTGACTCACGAGGAAGTTGCGGAATCTGCCCGCGACTCACACGCACATGTCATCGGACTTTTGCGGGGATCCATCCCGTCCATGCATGCACAACTCGGAGAGTAGATATTATGTCCCTTGAAATTATCCAGCATCCACTTGCCATTCACGGAATAAACCGCCTTCGGGACCGGGAGACCACACCGCAATCCTTCCGCCGATCGTGTGACCAGGTGACCACTTATCTGGCAATCGCGGCGACACGGGACCTGCAAATGAAGGAAGTTTCCATGGAAACCCCCATGGAACAGATGCAGGCCCGGGTTGTTGACGAACCCATTGTTGTCGTGGCGATCCTCCGGGCCGGGGCTGGCATGATCGACAGCGTGGTCCGGCTGCTTCCGGAGGTGTCGGTCGGATACATCGGCTTGGAAAGGAATGAGGAAACTGCTGAGGCGAGGCGCTACTACTGCAAGTTTCCCCCGGTTCGGGGGAACCGGGTACTCGTCGTGGATCCCATGCTGGCCACAGGCGGATCAGCCGAGCAGGCGATTGAAGCCGTCTATGAGGCCGGTGCTTCCAGTGTGGATTTTCTTTGTATTGTGGCTGCCCCGGAGGGGGTTCAGCTTCTGGAATCCCGCTTTCCGGATTTACGCATATTTGCCGGCGCACTCGACCGGGAACTGGACGAAAACAAGTACATCCGGCCAGGATTGGGCGATTTTGGCGATCGCCTCTATGGCACCTGATCCATCCCGTAATAGCCGGGAGGAAGGTTTCCCTTGCCATTTCAATTTGGGTTCAAAATACTCGCGCGTAGCAAAGACACCAAATCGTTACTACAACTACACACAAAAGGATATCTCAATGTACCCCAAATTGAATAAACTGACCGTCTGCACGGCAACTCTGGCCACGCTCTTTCTTGGCTCCTACAACCTCTATTCGGCAGGCTTCGCCCTCCAGGAACACAGCATTTCCGGTCTTGGCGTCGGGTTTGCCAGTGGTGCTGCCGGTGGCTCGGACAATTCCTCCATGTTTTTCAATCCGGCAACGCTCTCCCTGTACAGCGAACCGGAAATCACTTCCGGGCTGCACTTCATTTTGCCCAATGCAAAATTCAAGAACACCGGTTCGGTGAGCGGCTTTATTCCGGGAGTCTCCCCGGGCGTACCAACCCAAGGCCCGAACGCCACTTCCGATACGCCGGCGATAGTTCCCAATTTTTTCTATTCCCGTCCGCTCAATGAAGGATGGGCGATCGGTCTCAGCGTCTCCTCTCCGTATGGCCTCGCCACTGAATATGACGATGGCTGGGTTGGCCGGTACATTGCCTTGGATACGGATCTCCTGACAGTGAACACAAACCTCGCCCTTTCACACAAGGTTTCCGAGAAGTTTGCCTACGGGTTTGGCTTCAGCCTGATGTACGGCGATGCGCTCCTGAGCAATGCCCTTAACTTCGGATTGATTTATCTGAATTCCCTCAACTCGGGAACAATTCCTGCCACCGACCAGACGCTTGCCCTGGCGGCTGATGTGCAATCCAAACTCGGCTCGGAAGCCTATGACGGAAAACTCAAGCTTGAGGGGGATGACATTGGATACGGGTTTAATTTTGGAATGCTGTTCACTCCGAGCGAGGCAACCCGGATCGGGGTGCATTATCGATCAAAGGTGAAGCTTACCCTTGATGGGAAAGCCAAGTTTGTTATCCCCTCCGCCTTGGATCCGTTCTTCGGAAGCCTCTTCGTCTCACAGGGTGGCAAGGTTGACATCGATTTGCCGGATACCTTCCAGGCAAGTATCTTCCATCAGGTCTCACCGGAGTGGGCGGTCATGGCGGATATCTTCTTTACATGGTGGAGCAAGTTCGACCAGTTGGTCATCCAGTATGAAACGGGCTTCCCAAGCGATTCGGTCATTCCCGAGAACTGGGACGACACCTTCCGTTACAGCGTGGGCACGACCTACCAGATGAATGACAAGGTGGAGCTTCGCGCCGGTCTGGTTTATGATGAATCAGGCGTGACATCCGACACCTACCGTTCACCCCGTATCCCGGATGAAAACCGGGTCTGGATTTCCCTCGGGATGGGTTACAAGGTCAGCGACACGCTCAAGGTCGATGTCGGCTTCGTGCACATTTTTGTCGACGACCCGGTCATTGACAATCCGACCCATACGCCCGGCGAATACTTGAAGGGCACCATGGATGCCACGGTCGACATTCTGAGCGTCAGTGGCACCTGGAAGTTCTAACTCACGTACTTCTGGACAATCGGAATCCGGCGTCCCACGCCGAATGCGAGCGGAGTGATTTTCAGGCCGGGAGCGGCCTGCTTCCGCTTGTATTCGTTGAGGTCAACCTTTCGGATGACATCGTGGACAACTTCCGGGATAAATCCTGCCTCAATTATTTCGGCGGAGGATTCCCCTTGTTCAATATAGCGCTTCAGAATTGCATCGAGAATGTGATAAGGCGGGAGTGAATCCTGGTCCTTTTGGTCGGGTCGCAGCTCGGCCGAAGGCTCCTTCTTGATGGTGTTCCAAGGAATCAACTCCTCGTCACGGTTGATCCAGTGCGAGAGCGCGTACACGCGCGTCTTGGGCAGATCAGAAATAACGGCCAGTCCACCCGCCATGTCGCCGTAAAGCGTACAATATCCGACCGCAATCTCGCTCTTGTTCCCGGTTGTCAGGAGAAGGGCCCCAAATTTATTGGAAACGGCCATGAGTAGCAGGCCGCGCGCACGGGCCTGGACATTTTCCTCCGTGACATCGGCAGCCATGCCGGTGAACAAGGGTTCCAATGTGGCCATTGCCCCGTCGACAACCTTTTCTATGGGCAAGGTTTGGTACTGGATGCCGAGATTTTCTGCCAACTGTTTTGCATCGTCCTTACTGTGATCACTTGAAATGGCCGAAGGCAGGCTGATTCCGATGACATTCTCCGGGCCGAGAGCTTTTGCCGCGAGCGCTGCCGTGAGAGCTGAATCAATCCCGCCACTCAATCCGATAAGGCCTTTTTTAAAGCCGCTTTTATGGGCGTAATCGCGCAACCCGAGGACCAGCGCATCGTGGATGTCGGCAAGGGAATCCCGCTGGAATTCTCCGTGGACCT
It encodes the following:
- a CDS encoding NAD+ synthase is translated as MKIGLAQINTIVGDFEGNKARIIESYDKLVEAGAELVLFPELVLTGYPPRDLLFKSCFVSDNIRYLKEIAETVGSVPALIGYVEVNKSEKGRRFFNAAAWCERGKVRHVAKKCLLPTYDVFDEDRYFESDSEPTIISWKGWRLGVTICEDIWTGPIIETSRHYDCDPVGFFEKADIDMILNLSASPWHYGKDPTRQAIVRTAALRSGKPVVYVNAVGGNDELVFDGHSMVMSEQGELLCGLAPFEEELKVYDLKAENKEVHGEFQRDSLADIHDALVLGLRDYAHKSGFKKGLIGLSGGIDSALTAALAAKALGPENVIGISLPSAISSDHSKDDAKQLAENLGIQYQTLPIEKVVDGAMATLEPLFTGMAADVTEENVQARARGLLLMAVSNKFGALLLTTGNKSEIAVGYCTLYGDMAGGLAVISDLPKTRVYALSHWINRDEELIPWNTIKKEPSAELRPDQKDQDSLPPYHILDAILKRYIEQGESSAEIIEAGFIPEVVHDVIRKVDLNEYKRKQAAPGLKITPLAFGVGRRIPIVQKYVS
- the upp gene encoding uracil phosphoribosyltransferase; the encoded protein is MSLEIIQHPLAIHGINRLRDRETTPQSFRRSCDQVTTYLAIAATRDLQMKEVSMETPMEQMQARVVDEPIVVVAILRAGAGMIDSVVRLLPEVSVGYIGLERNEETAEARRYYCKFPPVRGNRVLVVDPMLATGGSAEQAIEAVYEAGASSVDFLCIVAAPEGVQLLESRFPDLRIFAGALDRELDENKYIRPGLGDFGDRLYGT
- a CDS encoding OmpP1/FadL family transporter translates to MYPKLNKLTVCTATLATLFLGSYNLYSAGFALQEHSISGLGVGFASGAAGGSDNSSMFFNPATLSLYSEPEITSGLHFILPNAKFKNTGSVSGFIPGVSPGVPTQGPNATSDTPAIVPNFFYSRPLNEGWAIGLSVSSPYGLATEYDDGWVGRYIALDTDLLTVNTNLALSHKVSEKFAYGFGFSLMYGDALLSNALNFGLIYLNSLNSGTIPATDQTLALAADVQSKLGSEAYDGKLKLEGDDIGYGFNFGMLFTPSEATRIGVHYRSKVKLTLDGKAKFVIPSALDPFFGSLFVSQGGKVDIDLPDTFQASIFHQVSPEWAVMADIFFTWWSKFDQLVIQYETGFPSDSVIPENWDDTFRYSVGTTYQMNDKVELRAGLVYDESGVTSDTYRSPRIPDENRVWISLGMGYKVSDTLKVDVGFVHIFVDDPVIDNPTHTPGEYLKGTMDATVDILSVSGTWKF